The Candidatus Atribacteria bacterium genome includes a window with the following:
- the glgP gene encoding alpha-glucan family phosphorylase: MEAKGGVLFQIPKRFKKDKKIAYFSMEICVDGKIPSYSGGLGILAGDMLRSSADLKVPLVGVTLLYKKGYLHQEVDKKEGIQVELPEEWNPQDYMQLLPNKILIEIENRKVWIQAWLFCIKGLDNYCTPVLFLDTDLPENSVYDRSLSDYLYGGDKRYRLAQEIVLGIGGVRMLRELGFNTISKYHMNEGHASLLTLELLDYYHHQEEKWNNSLVEKVKSLCIFTTHTPVPAGMDQFSYDLVRKVLGKPIPEPLLKEFGGQESLNMTALALNLSHYINGVAKRHGVISQEMFPGYHINSITNGVHSATWVSPHFRKLFDRYIPGWENDPFSLRYALNIPDEEVWQTHQEAKKCLIDIIFQETGVQFNSEVLTIGFARRATAYKRADLIFYDINRLVDISRKTGKIQLIFSGKAHPKDWSGKELIQKIVHISQQLKGQIEVVYLENYNLDLAKRIVSGVDLWLNTPKKPLEASGTSGMKAAHNGIPSLSILDGWWIEGCVEGFTGWAIGSAPDIKSSDQEDAASLYDKLHNTVIPIYYQNRGKWINIMRHSIAINASFFNTHRMVLQYGLNAYL; the protein is encoded by the coding sequence ATGGAAGCTAAGGGAGGAGTCCTTTTTCAAATTCCTAAAAGGTTTAAAAAAGATAAAAAAATTGCCTATTTTTCTATGGAAATATGTGTAGATGGCAAAATACCTTCTTACAGCGGAGGATTGGGGATTTTAGCCGGCGATATGCTCCGCTCTTCTGCGGACTTAAAAGTTCCCCTGGTTGGTGTTACCTTGCTTTATAAGAAGGGGTATCTACATCAAGAAGTTGATAAAAAAGAAGGGATTCAGGTGGAATTACCCGAAGAATGGAATCCTCAAGATTATATGCAATTATTACCCAATAAAATTTTAATCGAAATTGAGAATAGAAAAGTTTGGATTCAGGCATGGCTTTTTTGTATAAAAGGTTTGGATAATTATTGCACCCCCGTCTTATTTTTGGATACTGATTTACCGGAAAATAGTGTTTATGATCGTAGTCTTTCTGATTACTTGTATGGTGGTGACAAAAGATACCGGCTCGCCCAGGAAATTGTATTGGGAATTGGCGGAGTGAGAATGCTTAGGGAGCTGGGATTTAATACTATCTCTAAATATCATATGAATGAAGGACATGCTAGTTTGTTGACTTTGGAACTGCTCGATTATTATCATCATCAGGAGGAAAAGTGGAATAATAGTCTTGTCGAGAAAGTTAAAAGCTTGTGTATTTTCACCACTCATACACCGGTACCTGCTGGCATGGATCAATTTTCTTATGACTTGGTGAGAAAGGTTTTAGGAAAACCTATCCCTGAACCCTTATTAAAGGAATTCGGTGGACAAGAAAGCTTGAATATGACTGCTCTTGCTCTTAATCTAAGCCATTATATAAATGGAGTGGCCAAAAGACATGGAGTAATTTCCCAGGAGATGTTTCCCGGGTACCATATTAATTCAATTACCAATGGGGTTCATTCTGCTACCTGGGTAAGTCCTCATTTTCGAAAACTCTTTGATCGTTATATTCCGGGGTGGGAAAATGATCCCTTTAGTTTGCGATACGCTTTAAATATACCGGATGAGGAAGTATGGCAAACTCATCAGGAAGCGAAAAAATGTCTTATTGATATTATTTTTCAAGAAACAGGGGTGCAATTTAATTCGGAAGTGTTAACCATTGGTTTTGCCAGGAGAGCAACAGCTTATAAACGGGCAGATTTAATCTTTTATGATATCAATAGGTTGGTAGATATTTCCAGAAAGACTGGTAAAATCCAACTAATATTCTCTGGTAAAGCCCATCCTAAAGATTGGTCGGGGAAGGAATTAATCCAAAAGATTGTTCATATTTCCCAACAGCTTAAAGGACAAATAGAGGTTGTTTACCTGGAAAATTATAATTTAGATTTAGCTAAGAGAATAGTTTCGGGGGTAGATTTATGGTTAAATACTCCCAAAAAACCGCTAGAAGCATCAGGTACTTCAGGAATGAAAGCAGCACACAATGGCATCCCTAGTTTAAGTATTTTAGATGGATGGTGGATCGAAGGCTGCGTTGAAGGATTTACCGGATGGGCGATTGGATCAGCACCTGATATCAAAAGCAGTGATCAGGAAGATGCAGCTTCCTTATATGATAAATTACACAATACAGTTATCCCAATTTATTACCAGA